The Flavobacterium praedii genome window below encodes:
- a CDS encoding RNA methyltransferase codes for MNDNFINEYFGIGIQNGKTPENLGVLWRSAQNLGASFIFTIGNRYAKQACDTHDAVKAIPYFHYDTFEAFFDNLPKGARLVGVELDENASDLETFEHPRRCVYLLGAEDHGLSKKAMNKCHHLVKFKSEKSLNVAVAGSIILYDRGLSKPRS; via the coding sequence ATGAATGATAACTTTATAAATGAATACTTTGGGATAGGGATACAAAACGGTAAAACGCCCGAAAATTTGGGTGTTTTGTGGCGGTCTGCCCAAAACTTAGGCGCCAGTTTTATATTTACCATTGGCAATCGCTATGCCAAGCAGGCTTGCGATACCCATGATGCCGTAAAAGCAATTCCGTATTTTCATTACGATACCTTTGAGGCTTTTTTTGACAACTTGCCCAAAGGAGCGCGATTGGTTGGCGTTGAATTAGACGAAAATGCGTCAGATTTAGAGACTTTTGAACATCCAAGGCGTTGTGTGTATTTATTGGGAGCCGAAGATCATGGCTTATCCAAGAAAGCAATGAATAAATGCCATCATTTGGTAAAATTTAAATCAGAAAAAAGTTTGAATGTAGCTGTGGCTGGAAGTATAATTTTGTACGATAGAGGTTTGTCTAAACCACGTTCTTAA